A region of Micromonospora chokoriensis DNA encodes the following proteins:
- a CDS encoding cold-shock protein, giving the protein MQGTVASYDAATRSGVLLLDDGTEMRFPARAFDASGLRLLRLGQRVRIDTDPDGTVVRVTLPTMI; this is encoded by the coding sequence ATGCAGGGCACGGTGGCCAGCTACGACGCGGCGACGCGCAGCGGTGTCCTGCTGCTCGACGACGGCACCGAGATGCGCTTCCCCGCACGGGCCTTCGACGCCTCCGGGCTGCGGCTTCTCCGGCTCGGGCAGCGGGTGCGCATCGACACGGATCCCGACGGCACGGTCGTCCGGGTGACATTGCCGACGATGATCTGA
- the cofC gene encoding 2-phospho-L-lactate guanylyltransferase: MSQPRWAVVVPVKHLGAAKSRLRGALSGVPHEDLALALAADTLRAVLACPAVAEALVVTDDARVTAAARAAGARVLPDGPDAGLNAALRHGAAGATAGWVAGLTADLPALRPAELAGALLAAQNGRPGVRRFVPDAPGSGTVLLTAPPGVPLDPRFGVGSAVAHAASGALPLTGDWPSLRRDVDTPTDLAAATRLGLGPHTAALVAAGHPARSAG; encoded by the coding sequence GTGAGTCAGCCGAGGTGGGCCGTGGTGGTCCCGGTGAAGCATCTGGGCGCGGCCAAGAGCCGGCTGCGGGGCGCGCTGTCCGGCGTACCCCACGAGGATCTGGCGCTGGCCCTGGCGGCCGACACCCTGCGCGCGGTGCTGGCCTGCCCGGCGGTCGCCGAGGCCCTGGTGGTCACCGACGACGCCCGGGTGACGGCGGCGGCGCGGGCGGCGGGCGCGCGGGTGCTGCCCGACGGGCCGGACGCCGGCCTGAACGCGGCGTTGCGGCACGGCGCCGCCGGGGCCACCGCCGGGTGGGTGGCCGGGCTCACCGCGGACCTGCCGGCGCTGCGCCCGGCCGAGCTGGCCGGCGCGCTGCTCGCGGCGCAGAACGGCCGACCGGGGGTACGCCGCTTCGTGCCGGACGCGCCCGGCAGCGGCACGGTCCTGCTCACCGCCCCGCCCGGCGTTCCGCTGGATCCCCGTTTCGGGGTGGGCTCGGCGGTCGCGCACGCGGCGAGCGGTGCGCTGCCCCTGACCGGGGACTGGCCCAGCCTGCGCCGGGACGTGGACACTCCCACGGACCTGGCCGCCGCCACCCGGCTCGGGCTGGGCCCGCACACCGCCGCACTCGTCGCCGCCGGTCATCCCGCACGCTCCGCGGGCTGA
- a CDS encoding NAD(P)H-dependent glycerol-3-phosphate dehydrogenase, which produces MSGHVAVLGAGSWGTAFAKILADAGRDVTVWARRAPVAESIRSERRNPEYLPDLLLPARVTATADAAEAITGAEVVVLAVPSQTLRGNLAEWAGHLHPDSTLVSLMKGIELGTTKRMSEVIVETAGVAADRVVVVSGPNLAPEIAAEQPAATVVAGTNGHRTALVQASIRTPYLRPYTNDDVIGCELGGAVKNVIALSYGIATAMGFGDNTRAMLMTRGLAETARLGVALGADPITFAGLAGMGDLVASCSSPLARNRTFGEHLGRGETLEQAQTATRQTAEGVKSCLAIRDLARAHGVEMPITEHVERICHEGMDPRLAVETLMSRTAKPESYE; this is translated from the coding sequence ATGAGCGGGCATGTCGCGGTGCTCGGCGCCGGTTCCTGGGGCACCGCGTTCGCCAAGATCCTCGCCGACGCGGGGAGGGACGTGACGGTGTGGGCCCGCCGCGCGCCGGTCGCCGAGAGCATCAGGTCCGAGCGCCGCAACCCGGAGTACCTGCCGGACCTGCTGCTGCCGGCCCGGGTCACCGCCACCGCAGACGCCGCCGAGGCGATCACCGGCGCCGAGGTGGTGGTCCTCGCGGTGCCGTCGCAGACCCTGCGGGGCAACCTCGCCGAGTGGGCCGGGCACCTGCACCCGGACTCCACCCTGGTGTCGCTGATGAAGGGCATCGAGCTGGGCACCACCAAGCGGATGAGCGAGGTCATCGTGGAGACCGCGGGCGTCGCCGCCGACCGGGTCGTCGTGGTGTCCGGTCCGAACCTGGCCCCGGAGATCGCCGCCGAGCAGCCCGCCGCGACAGTGGTCGCCGGAACCAACGGTCACCGTACGGCGCTCGTGCAGGCGTCGATCCGGACGCCGTACCTGCGCCCGTACACCAACGACGACGTGATCGGCTGTGAGCTGGGCGGGGCGGTCAAGAACGTGATCGCCCTGTCGTACGGCATCGCCACGGCGATGGGTTTCGGCGACAACACCCGGGCCATGCTGATGACCCGAGGGCTGGCCGAGACGGCCCGGCTGGGCGTGGCGCTCGGCGCGGACCCGATCACCTTCGCCGGCCTGGCGGGCATGGGTGACCTGGTCGCCTCCTGCTCCTCCCCGCTGGCCCGCAACCGCACCTTCGGGGAACACCTGGGCCGGGGCGAGACGCTGGAGCAGGCCCAGACCGCCACCCGGCAGACCGCCGAGGGCGTGAAGAGCTGCCTGGCGATCCGTGACCTGGCCCGCGCGCACGGTGTGGAGATGCCGATCACCGAGCACGTCGAGCGGATCTGCCACGAGGGGATGGATCCGCGCCTCGCCGTGGAGACCCTGATGAGCCGCACCGCCAAGCCCGAGTCGTACGAGTGA
- a CDS encoding cystathionine gamma-lyase yields the protein MSEWGDGTRCVRAGLPEAKPGDPFLPGPVFAAPYHLDPFQGPSTSPNGYGRPDNPTRRLLEAAVGELEGGECRVFATGQAAITGLLLTLLRPGDTVVLPTDGYFPVRAFATDVLEAIGVRVLFVPTVGPYPSFEGVRLVLVETPANPGLDVVDVAALAERAHAAGALLAVDNTTATPLGQRPLDLGADLVVASGTKALTGHSDLLLGYLVSRSAELITAVTTWRTTTGSVPGAFDAWLAHRSLATLDLRLARQSANAAAVVDLLAGRPDVTGLRWPGRPDDPAYPVASAQMRRIPGVLSFDLGSAERVGRFIEAARLVAAATSFGGLHTTADRREQWGDDTAPGFVRLSCGAEDTADLVADIAAALDAAGPV from the coding sequence ATGAGCGAGTGGGGAGACGGCACCCGCTGCGTACGCGCCGGCCTGCCGGAGGCCAAACCAGGCGATCCGTTCCTGCCGGGGCCGGTCTTCGCCGCGCCGTACCACCTCGACCCGTTCCAGGGCCCGAGCACGTCGCCGAACGGCTACGGTCGCCCGGACAACCCGACCCGGCGGCTGCTGGAGGCCGCCGTGGGCGAGTTGGAGGGCGGTGAGTGCCGCGTCTTCGCCACCGGTCAGGCGGCCATCACCGGCCTGCTGCTGACCCTGCTGCGCCCCGGGGACACCGTGGTGCTGCCCACCGACGGCTACTTCCCGGTCCGGGCGTTCGCCACCGACGTGCTGGAGGCGATCGGCGTCCGGGTGCTCTTCGTGCCGACCGTCGGGCCGTACCCGTCGTTCGAGGGTGTCCGGCTGGTGCTGGTGGAGACGCCGGCCAACCCGGGTCTGGACGTGGTCGACGTGGCGGCCCTGGCGGAGAGGGCGCACGCCGCCGGCGCGCTGCTCGCGGTGGACAACACCACGGCCACCCCGCTCGGTCAGCGCCCACTCGACCTCGGCGCCGACCTGGTGGTCGCCTCCGGCACGAAGGCGCTCACCGGCCACTCCGACCTGCTGCTGGGTTACCTGGTCAGCCGGTCCGCCGAGCTGATCACCGCGGTGACGACCTGGCGGACGACCACCGGTTCGGTTCCGGGGGCGTTCGACGCCTGGCTGGCACACCGGTCGCTGGCCACCCTCGACCTCCGGCTGGCCCGGCAGAGCGCGAACGCCGCGGCCGTCGTCGACCTGCTCGCCGGCCGTCCGGATGTGACGGGCCTGCGCTGGCCGGGGCGGCCGGACGACCCGGCCTACCCGGTGGCCTCGGCCCAGATGCGCCGGATACCGGGGGTGCTCTCGTTCGACCTGGGCAGCGCCGAACGGGTGGGCCGGTTCATCGAGGCCGCCCGGCTGGTGGCGGCGGCGACCTCCTTCGGCGGCCTGCACACCACGGCGGACCGCCGGGAGCAGTGGGGCGACGACACCGCGCCGGGCTTCGTCCGGCTCTCCTGCGGGGCCGAGGACACCGCGGACCTGGTGGCCGACATCGCCGCCGCCCTGGACGCGGCCGGGCCGGTCTGA
- a CDS encoding RNA degradosome polyphosphate kinase: MSTPRENPARQPSSDLRNGSRARGTDGRFRPSRAERAGAARADTLADDPGAASSGLDEVLDPVPTSDEVDAPAAAGAHPVLPDDLPTAAAAQDDEPPAPLPEDRFLNRELSWLDFNARVLTLAEDQRTPLLERAKFLAIFASNLDEFFMVRIAGLKRRLSAGLPVRGGDRLPLRTQLELIAERTAALVARHAACFVDDVLPKLAAEDIRILRWGELGDPERERLRTYFREHIFPVLTPLAVDPAHPFPYISGRSLNLAVAVRDPDGGSELFARVKVPNNVPRFVRVDRDQPGVRMLPVEDLISVHLGQLFSGMQVVECHLFRVTRNAEVEVDEDRDEDLLQALERELARRRFGPPVRLEVAASISDHMLELLVRELDMDDQDVLRVPGLLDLSALWQVYGEADRPDLKDPPFVPATHPRLAEGEVPRSVFATLRDGDILVHHPYHSFATSVQRFIEQAAADPNVLAIKQTLYRTSGDSPIVDALVDAAAAGKQVVVLVEVKARFDEVANIGWARTLERAGCHVVYGLVGLKTHCKTALVVRQEGNQIRRYCHIGTGNYHPKTARMYEDFGMLTADPEIGADLTDLFNVLTGYSRQTAYRRLLVAPQGIRSGLIERIEREISHVRLGMPGLVQFKVNSLVDEGVTDALYRASQAGVHVDLLIRGMCTLRPGVPGLSENIRVRSILGRFLEHSRVFRFGNNGEAEFWMGSADLMHRNLDRRVEALVQVSDPIARAELDQVLTAAMSPDVDAFELHSDGSWTRHTSADDNTRAHLQELLLRRVGGTAG, translated from the coding sequence GTGAGCACCCCTCGCGAGAACCCGGCCCGCCAGCCCTCCTCCGATCTCCGCAACGGTTCCCGCGCGCGCGGCACCGACGGCCGCTTCCGCCCGTCCCGCGCCGAACGGGCGGGCGCCGCCCGCGCCGACACCCTCGCCGACGACCCGGGGGCCGCCTCCTCCGGGCTGGACGAGGTCCTCGACCCCGTGCCGACCAGCGACGAGGTGGACGCCCCCGCCGCCGCTGGCGCCCACCCGGTCCTGCCGGACGACCTCCCGACCGCCGCCGCAGCGCAGGACGACGAACCGCCGGCGCCGCTGCCCGAGGACCGGTTCCTCAACCGGGAACTCTCCTGGCTCGACTTCAACGCCCGGGTGCTCACCCTCGCCGAGGACCAGCGCACCCCACTGCTCGAAAGGGCCAAGTTCCTGGCGATCTTCGCCAGCAACCTGGACGAGTTCTTCATGGTGCGGATCGCCGGGCTGAAGCGGCGGCTCTCCGCCGGCCTGCCGGTGCGCGGCGGGGACCGGCTGCCCCTGCGTACCCAGTTGGAGCTGATCGCGGAGCGCACGGCCGCGCTGGTCGCCCGGCACGCCGCCTGCTTCGTGGACGACGTGCTGCCGAAGCTGGCGGCCGAGGACATCCGCATCCTGCGCTGGGGCGAACTGGGCGACCCGGAGCGGGAACGGCTACGGACCTACTTCCGGGAGCACATCTTCCCGGTGCTGACCCCGCTCGCGGTGGACCCGGCGCACCCGTTCCCGTACATCTCGGGGCGGTCGCTGAACCTGGCGGTGGCGGTTCGTGACCCCGACGGCGGCTCCGAGCTGTTCGCCCGGGTGAAGGTGCCCAACAACGTCCCCCGCTTCGTCCGGGTGGACCGGGACCAGCCGGGCGTACGGATGCTGCCGGTGGAGGACCTGATCTCGGTGCACCTGGGGCAGCTGTTCAGTGGCATGCAGGTGGTCGAGTGCCACCTGTTCCGCGTCACCCGTAACGCCGAGGTCGAGGTCGACGAGGACCGCGACGAGGACCTGTTGCAGGCCCTCGAACGCGAACTGGCCCGACGGCGGTTCGGCCCGCCGGTCCGGCTGGAGGTGGCCGCCTCCATCTCCGACCACATGTTGGAGCTTCTCGTCCGCGAGTTGGACATGGACGACCAGGACGTGCTGCGGGTGCCCGGGTTGCTGGACCTGTCCGCGCTGTGGCAGGTCTACGGCGAGGCCGACCGACCGGACCTCAAGGACCCGCCGTTCGTGCCGGCCACCCATCCCCGGCTCGCCGAGGGCGAGGTGCCCCGCAGCGTCTTCGCCACCCTGCGCGACGGGGACATCCTGGTGCACCACCCGTACCACTCGTTCGCGACGAGCGTGCAGCGCTTCATCGAGCAGGCCGCCGCCGACCCGAACGTGCTGGCCATCAAGCAGACCCTCTACCGCACCAGCGGCGACTCCCCGATCGTCGACGCGCTGGTCGACGCGGCCGCCGCCGGCAAGCAGGTGGTGGTGCTGGTGGAGGTGAAGGCCCGCTTCGACGAGGTGGCCAACATCGGCTGGGCGCGCACGTTGGAACGGGCCGGCTGTCACGTGGTGTACGGCCTGGTCGGGCTGAAGACGCACTGCAAGACCGCGCTGGTGGTCCGCCAGGAGGGCAACCAGATCCGCCGGTACTGCCACATCGGCACGGGCAACTACCACCCGAAGACCGCCCGGATGTACGAGGACTTCGGGATGCTCACCGCCGACCCGGAGATCGGCGCGGACCTCACCGACCTGTTCAACGTGCTGACCGGGTACAGCCGGCAGACCGCGTACCGGCGGTTGCTGGTCGCCCCGCAGGGCATCCGTAGCGGCCTCATCGAGCGGATCGAGCGGGAGATCTCGCACGTCCGTCTGGGCATGCCCGGCCTGGTCCAGTTCAAGGTCAATTCGCTGGTGGACGAGGGGGTGACCGACGCGCTGTACCGGGCCTCCCAGGCCGGCGTCCACGTCGACCTGCTCATCCGGGGGATGTGCACGCTGCGGCCCGGGGTGCCCGGGCTGTCGGAGAACATCCGCGTGCGCTCGATCCTCGGCCGCTTCCTGGAGCATTCCCGGGTCTTCCGGTTCGGCAACAACGGCGAGGCCGAGTTCTGGATGGGATCGGCGGACCTGATGCACCGCAACCTGGACCGTCGGGTGGAGGCCCTGGTGCAGGTCAGCGATCCGATCGCCCGCGCCGAACTGGACCAGGTGCTGACCGCCGCGATGAGCCCCGACGTGGACGCGTTCGAGCTGCACAGCGACGGCAGTTGGACCCGGCACACCAGCGCCGACGACAACACCCGGGCGCACCTACAGGAACTGTTGCTGCGCCGCGTCGGTGGCACGGCCGGCTGA
- a CDS encoding lysophospholipid acyltransferase family protein: MARRRLGFWQRFAVGLVKPVMTVWTRRTWSGQEHLGGDGGVIIVANHLSHADPLVSAHFIYDSGRWPQYLGKASVFRVPVVGWILHRCRQIPVERGSVDAVRSLDALVGALDQGGAVVIYPEGTTTRQPELWPMKAKTGAARLALATGAPVVPVVMWGPEQIFDPRTSRVSLRPRIPVTVVAGEPIDLSRWADAQPTRATLEEMTDTIMLRLRDMLAEIRGGTPPPLWERPARSSVGREQRGEAA, from the coding sequence GTGGCACGGCGAAGGCTGGGATTCTGGCAACGGTTCGCCGTGGGGCTGGTCAAGCCCGTGATGACCGTGTGGACCCGCCGGACCTGGAGTGGTCAGGAACACCTCGGCGGCGACGGTGGCGTGATCATCGTGGCGAACCACCTCTCGCACGCCGATCCGCTGGTCTCCGCGCACTTCATCTACGACTCCGGGCGCTGGCCGCAGTACCTGGGCAAGGCCAGCGTGTTCCGGGTGCCGGTGGTCGGCTGGATCCTGCACCGGTGCCGGCAGATCCCGGTCGAGCGGGGCAGCGTCGACGCGGTCCGCTCGCTGGACGCGTTGGTCGGCGCGCTCGACCAGGGCGGCGCCGTGGTGATCTACCCGGAGGGCACCACCACCCGGCAGCCGGAGCTGTGGCCGATGAAGGCCAAGACCGGCGCGGCCCGGCTCGCCCTGGCCACCGGCGCGCCCGTCGTGCCGGTGGTGATGTGGGGGCCGGAGCAGATCTTCGATCCCCGGACCAGCCGGGTGAGCCTGCGCCCCCGGATCCCGGTGACCGTCGTCGCCGGGGAACCGATCGACCTGAGCCGGTGGGCCGACGCCCAACCGACCCGGGCCACCCTCGAAGAGATGACGGACACCATCATGTTGCGGCTGCGGGACATGCTCGCCGAGATCCGTGGTGGCACACCGCCGCCGCTGTGGGAGCGACCGGCCCGGTCCTCCGTCGGCCGTGAGCAGCGGGGCGAAGCGGCATGA
- a CDS encoding CYTH and CHAD domain-containing protein: MVEEEQKYEVDDAYVLPDLAATTPSGGRIRALPPVTLVARYLDTVDLRLARAGASLRHRRGDELPWTVKLPTGTPGVRHEVSRPGPKGQPPPELVELVTVLHRGAPLAPVTVVRTVRHAYEVCDKAGTVLAEVVDDRVSVLDASGVTTDTFRELEAERKGGDRALLDRIGTVLREAGARGGSFTPKHVRALGEAAQADPDLVAPGGLSAEPTAGDVVTEALRKEIRRLLAHDPLVRLRVPGAGGDTGVHQMRVACRRLRSDLRTFKALVRTTWSRPLRTELRWLAGVLGAARDAEVLRARLRSTADADPLSPLDGDAVDRLDEVLAARQRSALAAIDEALRSARYLALVDSLVLASASPRLTRRAAAPAAKALPALVARPWARLTGPDGVDGLDARSPDDRWHAVRKEAKQARYAVNAVAPTVGKGARRLARALAGVQDVLGEHQDAAIAADTWLEIAAELPDDHELAVTAGRLAERERASVHRMRSSLPAAWHRATRRRRTSWLP, encoded by the coding sequence ATGGTCGAGGAGGAGCAGAAGTACGAGGTGGACGACGCCTACGTGCTGCCGGACCTGGCCGCCACGACACCGTCCGGGGGTCGGATCCGGGCGCTGCCACCGGTGACGCTCGTCGCCCGCTACCTCGACACCGTCGACCTCAGGCTGGCCCGAGCCGGTGCCTCGCTGCGTCACCGCCGGGGCGACGAGCTGCCCTGGACGGTGAAACTGCCGACCGGCACACCGGGCGTCCGGCACGAGGTCTCCCGCCCGGGGCCGAAGGGGCAGCCGCCGCCGGAGCTGGTGGAGCTGGTCACCGTCCTGCACCGGGGGGCGCCGCTGGCCCCGGTGACTGTGGTCCGGACGGTCCGGCACGCGTACGAGGTGTGCGACAAGGCGGGCACGGTGCTCGCCGAGGTGGTGGACGACCGGGTGTCGGTGCTGGACGCCTCCGGCGTCACCACCGACACGTTCCGTGAGCTGGAGGCCGAACGCAAGGGCGGCGACCGGGCGCTGCTCGACCGGATCGGCACCGTGCTGCGCGAGGCCGGCGCCCGGGGCGGGTCGTTCACCCCCAAGCACGTACGGGCGCTGGGCGAGGCGGCGCAGGCCGATCCGGACCTGGTCGCGCCGGGCGGGCTGTCCGCCGAGCCCACCGCGGGTGACGTGGTGACCGAGGCGCTCCGTAAGGAGATCCGCCGACTGCTGGCGCACGACCCGCTGGTCCGGCTTCGCGTCCCGGGTGCCGGTGGCGACACCGGTGTGCACCAGATGCGGGTGGCCTGCCGACGCCTCCGCAGTGACCTGCGCACCTTCAAGGCCCTGGTCCGCACGACCTGGTCCCGTCCGCTGCGCACCGAACTGCGGTGGCTGGCCGGTGTCCTCGGCGCGGCCCGCGACGCCGAGGTGTTGCGCGCCCGGCTGCGCAGCACCGCCGACGCGGATCCGCTCAGCCCGCTCGACGGGGACGCGGTGGACCGGCTGGACGAGGTGCTCGCCGCACGGCAGCGATCGGCGCTGGCCGCCATCGACGAGGCGTTGCGCAGCGCGCGTTACCTGGCCCTGGTGGACTCCCTGGTGCTGGCGTCCGCCTCACCCCGGCTCACCCGCCGGGCGGCGGCGCCCGCGGCGAAGGCGCTGCCCGCGTTGGTGGCCCGGCCGTGGGCGCGGTTGACCGGGCCGGACGGCGTCGACGGGCTCGACGCCCGGTCGCCGGACGACCGGTGGCACGCCGTTCGCAAGGAGGCCAAGCAGGCCCGGTACGCGGTCAACGCGGTGGCACCGACGGTCGGCAAGGGCGCGCGCCGACTGGCCCGTGCCCTGGCCGGCGTGCAGGACGTGCTCGGCGAGCACCAGGATGCGGCAATCGCGGCGGACACCTGGCTGGAGATCGCCGCCGAGCTGCCGGACGACCACGAGCTGGCGGTCACCGCCGGTCGGCTCGCCGAGCGGGAACGCGCCTCCGTACACCGGATGCGCTCCTCCCTCCCGGCGGCCTGGCACCGGGCCACCCGACGGCGGCGGACGAGTTGGCTGCCGTGA